The following are from one region of the Nicotiana tomentosiformis chromosome 7, ASM39032v3, whole genome shotgun sequence genome:
- the LOC104109753 gene encoding monodehydroascorbate reductase, with amino-acid sequence MAEKSFKYVIVGGGVAAGYAAREFAKQGVKPGELAIISKEAVAPYERPALSKAYLFPEGAARLPGFHVCVGSGGERLLPEWYAEKGISLILSTEIVKADLASKTLVSAAGESFTYQTLVIATGSTVLKLSDFGVQGADSKNIFYLREIDDADKLVEAIKAKKNGKAVIVGGGYIGLELSAVMRLNNIEVSMVYPEPWCMPRLFTEGIAAFYEGYYQNKGVNIIKGTVAVGFDTHPNGEVKEVKLKDGRVLEADIVVVGVGARPLTTLFKGQVEEEKGGIKTDAFFKTSVPDVYAVGDVATFPLKMYNDIRRVEHVDHSRKSAEQAVKAIFANEQGKSIDEYDYLPYFYSRAFDLSWQFYGDNVGETVLFGDADPNSATHKFGQYWIQDGKVVGVFLESGTPEENKAIAKVAKVQPLVSSLDQLAQEGLSFASKI; translated from the exons ATGGCAGAGAAGTCATTCAAGTACGTGATCGTCGGCGGCGGCGTTGCTGCT GGGTACGCAGCTAGAGAATTTGCAAAACAGGGAGTTAAGCCTGGTGAACTGGCTATTATCTCCAAAGAGGCG GTGGCTCCTTATGAACGTCCTGCACTTAGCAAGGCATACCTTTTTCCCGAAG GAGCTGCAAGACTCCCAGGGTTTCATGTGTGCGTTGGAAGTGGGGGAGAAAGACTTCTTCCTGAATGGTATGCAGAGAAAG GCATATCATTGATCTTGAGTACTGAAATAGTGAAAGCTGATCTTGCTTCAAAGACTCTCGTTAGTGCAGCTGGGGAATCTTTTACGTATCAAACACTTGTTATTGCAACTGGATCAACT GTTCTCAAGTTGTCAGATTTTGGTGTGCAAGGTGCTGATTCCAAGAACATCTTCTACTTGAGGGAAATTGATGATGCTGATAAGCTTGTGGAAGCAATAAAAGCTAAGAAAAATGGGAAGGCTGTAATTGTTGGGGGAGGGTACATTGGACTTGAGCTTAGTGCTGTAATGAGACTGAACAACATTGAAGTCAGTATGGTTTACCCAGAACCATGGTGCA TGCCTCGGCTTTTCACAGAGGGCATAGCTGCATTCTATGAAGGTTATTATCAAAATAAGGGAGTCAATATCATCAAGGGTACAGTGGCTGTTGGATTTGATACACACCCAAATGGAGAG GTGAAGGAAGTCAAACTTAAGGATGGTAGAGTTCTGGAAGCTGACATAGTAGTCGTAGGAGTTGGGGCACGACCACTCACGACTTTATTCAAAGGGCAAGTTGAAGAGGAGAAGGGTGGAATTAAG ACAGATGCATTCTTTAAAACAAGTGTACCCGATGTATATGCTGTGGGTGATGTTGCCACTTTTCCTTTGAAAATGTACAATGACATTAGAAGAGTTGAACATGTTGATCATTCTCGCAAATCTGCTGAGCAGGCTGTCAAG GCAATTTTTGCAAATGAGCAAGGGAAATCTATTGATGAATATGACTACCTTCCATACTTCTACTCCCGTGCCTTCGATTTGTCTTGGCAATTCTATGGTGACAACGTGGGCGAAACAGTGCTATTTGGGGATGCTGATCCCAACTCTGCAACTCACAAGTTTGGACAATACTGGATCCAAGATGGAAAGGTTGTTGGCGTATTCCTAGAGAGCGGGACTCCTGAAGAGAATAAGGCAATTGCCAAAGTTGCAAAAGTTCAGCCCCTCGTTAGCAGTTTGGATCAATTGGCACAGGAGGGCCTCAGCTTTGCCTCGAAGATCTAA
- the LOC104109751 gene encoding uncharacterized protein: MTNQCENSSFLIQHKSSTPNPNDDKIESQRPSLGKKNEVKCEENHESKSTSDERNKFNDAGAVLENPVQVRLEVKEHASGHNKGESYVEDNGRDRLKRHRVEVAGHVWIPDIWGQEELLKDWIDCSAFDASLMNSNIMSARAALVEDRRRANSSCRLRIENSC; encoded by the coding sequence ATGACTAATCAATGCGAAAATTCATCCTTTTTGATACAACACAAGAGTAGTACTCCTAACCCTAACGATGACAAGATCGAGTCACAAAGGCCGAGTTTAGGAAAGAAAAACGAGGTGAAGTGTGAAGAAAATCACGAGTCAAAATCAACTTCTGACGAAAGGAATAAATTCAACGATGCAGGAGCTGTGCTGGAAAACCCTGTTCAGGTAAGACTAGAAGTCAAGGAACATGCAAGTGGACATAACAAAGGCGAATCGTACGTGGAGGATAATGGACGTGATAGATTGAAAAGACATCGGGTTGAAGTAGCTGGTCATGTATGGATTCCAGATATATGGGGTCAAGAGGAACTACTCAAAGATTGGATTGATTGTAGTGCTTTTGATGCTTCATTAATGAATAGTAATATAATGTCAGCTCGTGCTGCTTTGGTTGAAGACAGAAGAAGAGCCAATTCTAGCTGCAGATTAAGAATAGAGAATAGCTGTTGA
- the LOC104109752 gene encoding APO protein 3, mitochondrial: MSYRRFGSILNLRTNTIISNVKVLSSVSPLYYSTGLEVLPRKLKRDERKPMVTSVNELKRIARLDKQERRVAREVPLRPPENGLLIKELIPLAHQVLASRGLLFACVSRISEDIPIYFCSVCSEVHVGHPPHKIRTCDVSGSQKNKEHTWQRGGVEHVLPVVESFHLYDRLGRAVSHNERLEVDCIPALVELCIQAGVDLPEYPTRRRKFPIYRVAGKLIDFEKRFPKDDLSGKDLETSKFRETIKKPDGDGKYLNLPYDDIKGFAMRGMEAWESMRTGVIQLMQTYAVQTCGYCPEVQVGPKGHRVRQCQAFKHQMRDGQHAWQEATIDDLLSTVYVWHVRNPHAGHLLIDSLKRYYGKLPAVVELFSQAGAQVGDDYYCMMREDVAVPGPDEEKLVV; the protein is encoded by the exons ATGTCTTATAGACGATTTGGGTCAATCTTAAATCTTCGTACCAATACAATAATTTCCAATGTAAAGGTGCTGAGTAGTGTTAGTCCATTGTATTATTCAACTGGCTTGGAAGTGCTACCAAGAAAACTGAAAAGGGATGAAAGAAAACCAATGGTAACTAGTGTGAATGAGCTTAAGAGGATAGCAAGACTGGACAAGCAAGAGAGAAGGGTTGCACGTGAAGTTCCATTGCGGCCACCTGAAAATGGGCTATTAATTAAAGAACTAATCCCACTTGCTCATCAGGTCTTAGCTTCCAGAGGCCTGTTATTCGCCTGTGTTTCCAGGATTTCGGAGGATATTCCTATTTATTTTTGCAG TGTATGTAGTGAAGTTCATGTTGGTCATCCACCACATAAGATCAGAACTTGCGACGTTAGTGGCAGTCAGAAGAACAAAGAGCATACATGGCAGAGAGGGGGTGTAGAGCACGTGTTGCCTGTTGTCGAATCTTTTCATCTCTATGACAGGTTGGGAAGAGCTGTTTCACATAATGAGCGACTTGAAGTTGATTGCATCCCAGCCCTTGTGGAATTGTGCATTCAGGCTGGCGTggatttacctgagtacccaacccgAAGAAGGAAGTTCCCCATTTACCGGGTTGCTGGAAAACTCATAGATTTTGAGAAGAGGTTTCCCAAGGATGATTTATCCGGAAAGGACTTAGAAACTTCTAAATTTAGGGAAACTATAAAGAAGCCAGATGGAGATGGAAAATATTTGAATTTACCATACGATGACATAAAAG GATTCGCAATGCGAGGAATGGAAGCTTGGGAGAGTATGCGTACCGGAGTCATACAGCTCATGCAAACGTATGCCGTACAAACATGTGGATATTGTCCTGAGGTGCAGGTTGGGCCAAAAGGTCATAGGGTTAGGCAATGCCAAGCATTCAAGCACCAGATGAGGGATGGACAACATGCTTGGCAAGAGGCAACAATAGATGATCTTCTCTCCACCGTTTATGTTTGGCATGTCCGAAACCCACATGCTGGCCATCTTTTGATTGATTCTTTAAAGAGGTATTACGGAAAGTTACCTGCAGTCGTTGAACTGTTTAGTCAAGCTGGAGCACAGGTTGGAGATGATTACTATTGCATGATGAGGGAAGATGTTGCTGTTCCCGGACCAGATGAAGAAAAGTTGGTTGTATAA